A section of the Octopus bimaculoides isolate UCB-OBI-ISO-001 chromosome 17, ASM119413v2, whole genome shotgun sequence genome encodes:
- the LOC106879418 gene encoding scaffold attachment factor B1 isoform X2 gives MKLEKMKLEKEKLLRYRMEKELLEMERRDVEMRLNEMRHPAKKPHDRNRLRDELWDEPKRSRMISSGHPSRFELPFQNESRYNEYENTDYGRRDSRSFEGGSRYDERKEREMMRREMGPFRDIRVRDERRAEDRSRTDEKLNRMPFELRRDMGPSGEPDKRYVGSDRGRDNDRRNMSSHDRLGRVRNSVGGGPDQRSPWDSGSVDRKVDNWSHMHGDMDQSNEPWLSNPMHKTGRDASGAFVDNNRPGNSGGMGQNLGPGNTFGNSQSHSGIMMVTRGGGGSGSNTSGRMQEPRFDAYSIMGSM, from the exons ATGAAACTGGAGAAAATGAAGCTGGAGAAAGAGAAACTATTAAGATACAGGATGGAAAAAGAACTTCTTGAAATGGAAAGGCGTGACGTAGAGATGCG GTTAAATGAAATGAGACATCCTGCAAAAAAACCTCATGATCGGAACCGTCTTCGTGATGAACTCTGGGATGAACCTAAACGATCCAGGATGATCAGTTCTGGCCACCCCTCTAGATTTGAACTTCCATTCCAGAATGAATCACG ctATAATGAATATGAGAATACTGATTATGGTAGAAGGGACAGTAGATCTTTCGAAGGTGGAAGTCGCTATGATGAacgtaaagaaagagaaatgatgaGAAGGGAAATGGGTCCTTTCCGAGATATTCGAGTCAGAGATGAAAGACGAGCTGAAGATCGTTCTCGAACAGATGAAAAACTCAACAG GATGCCCTTTGAATTAAGAAGAGATATGGGACCAAGTGGAGAGCCTGATAAAAGATATGTTGGTTCTGATCGAGGACGTGATAATGACCGACGAAATATGTCATCTCACGATAGATTGGGCAGGGTGAGAAATTCTGTTG GTGGTGGACCTGACCAGAGATCTCCTTGGGATTCTGGCAGTGTTGATAGGAAAGTGGACAACTGGTCCCACATGCATGGAGACATGGACCAATCCAATGAACCGTGGCTTAGTAACCCCATGCACAAAACGGGGCGTGATGCCAGTGGGGCATTTGTTGACAATAACAGACCCGGTAACAGTGGGGGGATGGGGCAGAACTTGGGACCTGGTAACACGTTTGGCAACTCTCAGTCACATAGTGGGATCATGATGGTTacacgtggtggtggtggtagtggtagtaatacgAGTGGACGTATGCAAGAACCTCGTTTTGATGCTTACAGTATTATGGGATCTATGTGA
- the LOC106879418 gene encoding SAFB-like transcription modulator isoform X1, with product MCPQDVLRKQKEEAKILGKVRENIRLEKMKLEKMKLEKEKLLRYRMEKELLEIERCDVEMHSAEMLRLERMKLEKMKLEKEKLLRYRMEKELLEMERRDVEMRLNEMRHPAKKPHDRNRLRDELWDEPKRSRMISSGHPSRFELPFQNESRYNEYENTDYGRRDSRSFEGGSRYDERKEREMMRREMGPFRDIRVRDERRAEDRSRTDEKLNRMPFELRRDMGPSGEPDKRYVGSDRGRDNDRRNMSSHDRLGRVRNSVGGGPDQRSPWDSGSVDRKVDNWSHMHGDMDQSNEPWLSNPMHKTGRDASGAFVDNNRPGNSGGMGQNLGPGNTFGNSQSHSGIMMVTRGGGGSGSNTSGRMQEPRFDAYSIMGSM from the exons ATGTGTCCGCAGGATGTCTTACGGAAACAGAAGGAGGAGGCGAAAATATTGGGCAAAGTTAGAGAGAACATAAG GTTAGAGAAAATGAAATTGGAAAAAATGAAACTGGAAAAAGAGAAACTATTAAGATACAGAATGGAAAAAGAACTTCTTGAAATAGAACGGTGTGATGTAGAGATGCATTCAGCTGAGATGTTGCG GTTGGAGAGAATGAAACTGGAGAAAATGAAGCTGGAGAAAGAGAAACTATTAAGATACAGGATGGAAAAAGAACTTCTTGAAATGGAAAGGCGTGACGTAGAGATGCG GTTAAATGAAATGAGACATCCTGCAAAAAAACCTCATGATCGGAACCGTCTTCGTGATGAACTCTGGGATGAACCTAAACGATCCAGGATGATCAGTTCTGGCCACCCCTCTAGATTTGAACTTCCATTCCAGAATGAATCACG ctATAATGAATATGAGAATACTGATTATGGTAGAAGGGACAGTAGATCTTTCGAAGGTGGAAGTCGCTATGATGAacgtaaagaaagagaaatgatgaGAAGGGAAATGGGTCCTTTCCGAGATATTCGAGTCAGAGATGAAAGACGAGCTGAAGATCGTTCTCGAACAGATGAAAAACTCAACAG GATGCCCTTTGAATTAAGAAGAGATATGGGACCAAGTGGAGAGCCTGATAAAAGATATGTTGGTTCTGATCGAGGACGTGATAATGACCGACGAAATATGTCATCTCACGATAGATTGGGCAGGGTGAGAAATTCTGTTG GTGGTGGACCTGACCAGAGATCTCCTTGGGATTCTGGCAGTGTTGATAGGAAAGTGGACAACTGGTCCCACATGCATGGAGACATGGACCAATCCAATGAACCGTGGCTTAGTAACCCCATGCACAAAACGGGGCGTGATGCCAGTGGGGCATTTGTTGACAATAACAGACCCGGTAACAGTGGGGGGATGGGGCAGAACTTGGGACCTGGTAACACGTTTGGCAACTCTCAGTCACATAGTGGGATCATGATGGTTacacgtggtggtggtggtagtggtagtaatacgAGTGGACGTATGCAAGAACCTCGTTTTGATGCTTACAGTATTATGGGATCTATGTGA
- the LOC106879422 gene encoding scaffold attachment factor B2 — protein MKLEKMKLEKEKLLRSRMEKELLEMENRDVEMRYAEMLRLERMKLEKMKLEKEKFRMEKELLEMERHEEEMRSAELLRFEEMRYSAKRPHDRSGFHDRELWDEHKQSRMRTSGDSSRFELPFQDESRYNTDYGRRIKRYDRRDSRALEGGSRYDDRKEREMMRMEMGPFHNTRVRGEGQIDNRSRNDEEFNWMPSELRRDMGPNGELDRRYIGSDRGYDNDQQNTSANDRLGRNSFGGGPDQRSWDSGGVDRKMDNWSHMHGDIGNSGMNRSNGPWLDKPTNKTGRDATGAFVNSSQSGNSGGMGQYFGHGNMFGNSQVHSGLMVSHRGGGGGI, from the exons ATGAAACTGGAGAAAATGAAGctagaaaaagagaaattattaaGATCCAGAATGGAAAAAGAACTTCTTGAAATGGAAAATCGTGATGTAGAGATGCGTTATGCTGAGATGTTGCG ATTAGAGAGAATGAAACTGGAGAAAATGAAACTTGAGAAGGAGAAATTCAGGATGGAAAAAGAACTTTTGGAAATGGAAAGGCATGAAGAAGAGATGCGTTCTGCTGAGTTGTTACG GTTTGAAGAAATGCGATATTCTGCAAAAAGACCTCATGATCGAAGTGGTTTTCATGATAGAGAACTCTGGGATGAACATAAACAATCCAGGATGAGGACTTCTGGTGACTCGTCTAGATTTGAACTTCCATTCCAGGATGAATCACG GTATAATACAGATTATGGAAGACGAATTAAACGTTACGATAGAAGGGACAGCAGAGCTTTGGAAGGTGGAAGTCGCTATGATGAccgtaaagaaagagaaatgatgaGAATGGAAATGGGTCCTTTTCACAATACACGAGTCAGAGGTGAAGGACAAATTGATAACCGTTCTCGAAATGATGAAGAATTCAATtg GATGCCCTCTGAATTAAGAAGAGATATGGGACCAAATGGAGAACTTGATAGAAGATATATTGGTTCCGACCGAGGATATGATAATGACCAACAAAACACATCAGCTAACGATAGACTGGGCAGAAATTCTTTTG GTGGTGGACCAGATCAGAGATCTTGGGATTCCGGCGGTGTAGATAGGAAAATGGACAACTGGTCCCACATGCATGGAGACATTGGCAACAGTGGCATGAACCGATCCAATGGACCGTGGCTTGATAAACCCACGAACAAAACAGGACGTGATGCCACTGGAGCATTTGTTAACAGTAGTCAAAGTGGTAACAGTGGGGGGATGGGGCAGTACTTTGGACATGGCAATATGTTTGGTAACTCTCAAGTGCATAGTGGGCTCATGGTTTCAcataggggtggtggtggtggtatatga
- the LOC106879417 gene encoding uncharacterized protein LOC106879417 has product MDEKESETSDVALTDVFLNTTNPDGYSLIPDKTSVGDLTEDRLLSSDTKPSDMLADNTLDKDQFKEELPISSSDTNKDTGTVLQEQSDDALKDTTVLWFLSPNLQKKETTKPIGICGSVAFL; this is encoded by the exons ATGGATGAG aaagaaTCGGAGACGTCTGATGTGGCATTAACAGATGTCTTCTTAAACACCACCAATCCAGATGGATATTCTTTGATCCCTGACAAAACTTCTGTGGGAGACCTTACTGAGGATCGACTGCTTTCAAGTGATACCAAACCATCAGATATGTTGGCAGATAACACCTTAGATAAAGACCAGTTTAAAGAGGAACTACCTATCTCTTCTTCAGATACGAACAAAGACACTGGAACTGTTCTACAG GAACAATCTGATGATGCATTAAAGGATACCACAG TTCTTTGGTTTCTAAGCCCAAATCTCCAaaaaaag GAAACAACCAAACCAATCGGAATCTGTGGATCTGTGGCTTTCCTGTAA